Within the Leisingera thetidis genome, the region GGCCGGGCCTTCGATGCAAAGGGTATGCACGTCCGACGAGATCGTGTCCGGCCAGAACCCGTGGGCCAGCATCTGCCGCGCCACCCGGACCGAGAACGAAGACATGCCGTGACCGACGTCGAATATCACCCCGCGGCGGCGTGCTTCCAGCACTGCCGGGCGCACCCCGCCCTTGCCGGTGAGCGGCGCATTCGGGAAAGGGCGGAAGCAATGGGTCAGCACGTCGCCCCTGCGCAGCCGGCTGACCACCTCGTCATAAGACGGCGGCGGATCATCGATATGGACCATCAGCGGCAGGCCGGCCGCCTCGGCCACCTGCAGGGCAAACTCAAACGGCGCCATGCCGTGGATGCCGGAGGTCCAGGCCCCCAGCCGCACCTTGATACCGATGATGGTGCCAGGGTTGGCCTTGGCCGCCTCCAGCGCGGTCAGCGGGTCCATCAGCCGCATTTCCTCGCTTTCGCCGACCATGACGCGGTTGGAAAAGGCATAGATGCCGGCGTGGGAGATATGCAGATAGACGAGGATCCGCGCCTCGGCCTTGTCGATCACATGGGCTTGAAAGCCTGCGAAATTGCCCGGGCCGGCGGAACCGGTGTCCACCAGCGTCGTCACCGCGCTGGATTTGGCATAGTCATCCGCGGCCACCCCGATCGAGGTGCCGCCCCAGTAGACATGGGTGTGCATGTCAATGAGCCCCGGGGTGATCAGGCAGCCGGAAACGTCCTCGACCCGCTTTGCGGTGCCGCTGATGCTGGCGGAGACCCTGGCCACCTTGCCATCGGCAAAGGCAAGCTCCATCGGCGCGTCAATATCCTGCACAGGATCAATCAGATGCCCGCCGCGCAGGATCAGGTCATAATCCGCCATCCGCCAATCCTCCCTGCCCCGCGCGCGTCCGGCGCAGACCGACTTTGGCGCTGCCGCCTGGCAGGTCAACAGAAATCTGCGCCGGGACTGGCTTCGCAGGCCATCACGTCCCGAAACGGTCCAGGCCCTTTCGGGAGGTGCGCCGCACCTGCCAGCCGCGGCGGGCCATCCCTATGCCCCATGCGCAGGTGGCGGCGTTGGAAACCTCTGACCGGCCGCGGGGCGCCTTCGGGCAGCTTGCAAAAGCCGCGTGTCCAGGGCCATTGGGGGGAGACCACGGGCGAGAAGGCATTGCCTTCGGGGATGGTGAACTCATATGCGGCATCCCGGTTGCGCCGGTTGCGTTCCGGATCCGCCGCCCCCATGTCCCTTGCAAGACACAGGAAGACAAAGGACCCGCCCCATGGCCGACCGCTCAAACCGTCCCGCCCTGCGGGTCGATATCATTTCAGACGTGGTCTGCCCCTGGTGCGCGGTGGGCTACGGCCAGCTGGCGTTTGCAGCCCGCCGCGCAGGCGTGGCATTGGACATCCACTGGCAGCCGTTTGAGCTGAACCCGGACATGGTGCCGGAGGGCGAAGACCTGCGCGAGCATCTGGCCGCGAAATACGGCAGCACGGCGGAGCAGTCGGCGCAGGTGCGGGCGCAGCTGACGGAGCTGGGGGCGGCCCTGGGCTTCAGCTTCCGGTTCTTCGACGGGATGCGGATCTACAACACGTTCCAGGCGCATCAGCTGATCGAATGGGCCGGGGAAAGCGGCAAGGGGCATGAGATGAAGCAGGCGCTGCTGAGCGCCTATTTCACCGATGGCAAGAATGTCTCGGATTCTGAGGTGCTGGTGGAGACCGCCGAAAGCCTCGGCCTGAACGGCGCCGATGCACGGGCAGCGCTGGAGAGCGGCAGACATGCTGACAACGTGCGCCAGCGCGAGGCCTTCTGGGTACAGCAAGGCATCCGCGGCGTGCCTGCCATGGTGTTCAATGGCCGCCACCTGGTGACCGGTGCGCAAGGGGTGGAGACATACGCCAGCATCCTGGAGCAGCTTGGGTCTGCTGACAGTGAGTCTCGCTGAGGGCGGACCGGCGGATAGGCCGGTGTTCAGTGCGGTTCACCCCTGCGGCAGGCATTGGGTGATGGCGGTTTCCAGCTTATCCACCACCTCGGCGATCTGCTCGTCGGTGATGATGAACGGCGGCGCCAGCAGGATGTGGTCGCCGTTCTGGCCGTCGCGGGTGCCGGACATCGGATAGCAGATCAGCCCGACCTGGAATGCCGCCTTCTTGATGCTTCCGGCCAGCCCCAGCGCCGGATCGAACGGCTCCTTGGTCCCGCGGTCGGCGACCAGCTCAATCCCGCGGAACAGGCCGCGGCCGCGGATATCGCCCACATTGGGGTGCTGGCCGAACCGGTCCTCCAGCGCGGCTTGCAGCTTTTCCCCCATATCCGCGCTGCGCTGCACCAGACCGCGCTCCAGCAAAGCCTTGACCACCGCGAGACCGGCAGCGGTGGCCACCGGGTGGCCGATATAGGTGTGGCCGTGCTGGAAGAAGCCGGAGCCATGCTCGATCGCCTCATAGATCTGCCGTGTGCACAGCATCGCGCCAATCGGCTGGTAGCCGGCACCCAGCCCCTTGGCGATGCACAGGATATCGGGCGCCACCCCGTCCGCCTCGCAGGCAAACAGATGCCCGGTGCGGCCCATGCCGCACATCACCTCGTCCAGGATCAAGAGCACGCCGTACGTGTCGCAGATTTCGCGGATGCGCTTGAAGTAGCCCTCAACCGCCGGCACCGCGCCGGAAGTGGCGCCAACCACGGGTTCCGCCATGAAGGCCATCACGGTCTCGGGGCCAAGGCGGAGGATTTCCGCTTCCAGCTCATTCGCGACCCGCTGGCCGTAATCATAGCTGCGCTCCCCCTCGTCCCGGCCGACATATTCGTAGCAGGGTGAGATATGGGAGATTTCGATCAAGAGCGGCGCGAACTGGGTGCGGCGCCATTCGTTGCCGCCCGCTGCCAGCGCGCCAAGGGTGTTGCCGTGATAGCTCTGCTTGCGGGCGATGATATGGCGGCGCTGCGGCTCGCCGCGTTCCAGATGGTACTGGCGGGCAAGCTTGATCGCCGCTTCCGTTGCCTCGGACCCGCCGGAAACGAAATAGACCCGGTCGATGCCGCCCGGCGCGTTGGCTGCCAGCAGATCCGCCAGCTCCTCTGCCGGTTCCGAGGTGAGGAAGCTGGTATGGGCAAAGGCCAGCTTGCCCGCCTGCTCCTGCACCGCCTTGATCACATCGGCGTCGGAATGGCCGAGGCAGGACACCGCGGCGCCACCTGAGCCGTCGAAATACCGCTTGCCGTCCGCGTCGATCAGATAACAGCCGTCGCCGCCAACGGCGGTGGGCAGGCTGGCCTTGGTGTGGCGGGGAAAGACATGGCTCATGATCTGCACTCCTTGGGGGTATGGCCCCGGGCCTTTGCGGCCTGAACGAAGGCCGCAACCGAGGCGGCGTTGTCTGCCAGCAGCCCGCCCTGTGGTGTTTCGATGTTATTCTCAAATCCGATTCGCGCATCCCCTCCGGCGGCAACCGCCGCCAGCAGGCAGGCCTGTTCGTGGCGGCCAAAGGCGCAGACGGTCCAGTTGAGGTGCAGATTTGCCGTGGCGTCACGGAAGGCGGCAAGCCCCGCAGGCCGGGCCAGAAGCGGCGGACTGTACTTGCCCAGAACAAAAATCGCATCGCGCATGGCAGCAGGCACGGTACCATCCCGATACCAGGCGCAGAGCTGAGCAATGCAGTCCGGACCGTAAAGGATATGCTGCACCGCAGTGCCCGCCTCCAAGCTCACCGCATAGGCACGCGCGGCCAGCCTGGCATCCCGCGCAATTTCCCGCACCGAGACCGAGGCCGCCGCCGGACGCAGCGCCTCCAGGCAGGCAAGCTGTGCCGCCACGTCATAGAGGCCGGCGCTTTCGGTGGTGATCTGCACCATCATCCCCGGCGCGCTTTCCCGCACCGCATCAAGGGCTTCGCGGTAGCGGCCCGCATCCAGCGAATGGCGGCCTTCATCGTCGCGCACGTGCAGATGCAACGCTTGGGCGCCCGCCGCGAAACAAGCCGCCGCGGTTTCTGCCGTCTGCCGGGCCGTCACCGGCAGCTGCGGGTGATCGCCGCGCCTGCGCCGGGCTCCGTTGGGCGCCACCATCAATCCGTATTCCGCCACCGGTCTCCTCCAGGTGCTGCCTGCCCTGCCGCGACTCGCGCCCGACTGCCTGCAGCCTGACGCTTGGGACATCCGCTCTCAAGAAGGCAACTGCAGAACATTTGTTTTATCAGTTGCCGCAGGCAGCGGCCTGCCGCCTGCCTGCCCGGACCGGGACCGGCCCGGCTGGACTTAAGCAAGCATATGCTCTGGCCCTAACGAATTCCGCGAAACTGACGTTTCTGGTACATAATGCGCCTCAATGCCCCTGTAGGGTCCCGGGCAGCCTGATTCACTTCTAACGCCGAAAGGACATGTCATGGACGGCACGTTCAACGAAAACGATCTCTCCCGCGTGGTCGAAGCCGACAAGGCCCATATGTGGCACCACCTGTTCCAGCACAAGGCGCTGGAAAGCGCAGACCCCCGCATCATTGTCGAGGGCAAGGGCATGCGCGTCTGGGATCAGAACGGCAAGGAGTTCCTGGATGCGGTCTCCGGCGGCGTCTGGACCGTCAACGTCGGCTATGGCCGCGAGAGTGTCTGCAAGGCAATCTATGACCAGCTGATGAAGGTCTGCTATTTCGCCAATTCGGCGGGCTCGATCCCCGGCGCGCTGTTTGCCGAGAAGCTGATCTCCAAGATGCCGGGCATGACCCGCGTCTATTACACCAACTCCGGATCCGAGGCCAACGAGAAGGCCTTCAAGATGATCCGCCAGATCGCCCACAAGAAATACGGCGGCAAGAAGACCAAGATCCTGTACCGCGACCGCGACTACCACGGCTCTACCCTGGCGACCATGTCGGCGGGCGGCCAGGACGAGCGCAACGCGCAGTACGGCCCGTTTGCGCCGGACTTTGTCCGCGTGCCGCATTGCATGGAATACCGCAAGCATGAGCTGGGCCTGGAACATCTGTCCGGACGTGAATTCGGCATCGCGGCGGCAGACAAGATCGAGGAAGTGATCCTGCGCGAAGGCCCGGAAACCGTGGGTGCCCTGTGCCTGGAACCGGTGACCGCAGGCGGCGGCGTGATCGAGGCGCCCGAGGGCTACTGGGAACGCGTGCAGGAGATCTGCAAGACCTACGACGTGCTCTTGCACATCGATGAAGTGGTCTGCGGCGTTGGCCGGACCGGCAAGTGGTTCGGCTACCAGCAGTACGGCATCAAGCCCGACTTCGTGACCATGGCCAAGGGCGTTGCCTCCGGCTATGCGGCGATTGCCTGCATGGTGACCACCGAGGAAGTCTTTGAGTTGTTCAAGGACGACGCCGGCGATCCGCTGAACTACTTCCGCGACATCTCCACCTTCGGCGGCTGCACCGCAGGCCCCGCGGCGGCGCTGGAAAACATGCGCATCATCGAGGAAGAGAACCTGCTGGACAACTGCAACGCCATGGGCGAGCGGATGCTGAACAACCTGCGCGCGCTGCAGGAAAAGCACGCCGTCATCGGCGATGTGCGCGGCAAGGGCCTGTTCCTGGGCGCCGAGCTGGTGCAGGACCGCGATACCAAGGAGCCGGTGGACGAGAAGCTGGCCCAGCAGGTCGTAGCGGAATGCGGCGCGCAGGGGGTGATCATTGGCGTCACCAACCGCTCGCTGCCGGGCCGCAACAACACCCTGTGCTTCAGCCCGGCGCTGATCGCCACCGCGGACGACATCGATCAGATCTGCGACGCGGTCGACAAGGCCCTGACCAAAGTCTTCGGCTGACACTTCTCCCTGTCGGACGACTTGACTGCGCCCCGGAAGTTCCGGGGCGCTTTTTGTTCGGAGGCTCAAGTACCTAGGCCAGCCGCACGGCGACTCCGCCGTCCACCGCCATCGGCGCCCCGGTCACAAAGCTCGCGCGGTCCGACAGCAAAAACAGCGCCGCCTGGGCAATTTCCTGCGGAGCGGCCATCCGTTTCATCGGATGCAGCCCGGCGATAAAGCGGTGGGTTTCCGGATCATCGCCTGCCAT harbors:
- a CDS encoding amidohydrolase/deacetylase family metallohydrolase encodes the protein MADYDLILRGGHLIDPVQDIDAPMELAFADGKVARVSASISGTAKRVEDVSGCLITPGLIDMHTHVYWGGTSIGVAADDYAKSSAVTTLVDTGSAGPGNFAGFQAHVIDKAEARILVYLHISHAGIYAFSNRVMVGESEEMRLMDPLTALEAAKANPGTIIGIKVRLGAWTSGIHGMAPFEFALQVAEAAGLPLMVHIDDPPPSYDEVVSRLRRGDVLTHCFRPFPNAPLTGKGGVRPAVLEARRRGVIFDVGHGMSSFSVRVARQMLAHGFWPDTISSDVHTLCIEGPAFDLVTTLSKFLSLGMPLPEVIRAATQNAAAALRRPELGTLRPGTVGDASVLRLQNGTFEFEDGDKETFEGRQRLTAAGTVLGGRIWQLT
- a CDS encoding DsbA family oxidoreductase; its protein translation is MADRSNRPALRVDIISDVVCPWCAVGYGQLAFAARRAGVALDIHWQPFELNPDMVPEGEDLREHLAAKYGSTAEQSAQVRAQLTELGAALGFSFRFFDGMRIYNTFQAHQLIEWAGESGKGHEMKQALLSAYFTDGKNVSDSEVLVETAESLGLNGADARAALESGRHADNVRQREAFWVQQGIRGVPAMVFNGRHLVTGAQGVETYASILEQLGSADSESR
- a CDS encoding aspartate aminotransferase family protein, with product MSHVFPRHTKASLPTAVGGDGCYLIDADGKRYFDGSGGAAVSCLGHSDADVIKAVQEQAGKLAFAHTSFLTSEPAEELADLLAANAPGGIDRVYFVSGGSEATEAAIKLARQYHLERGEPQRRHIIARKQSYHGNTLGALAAGGNEWRRTQFAPLLIEISHISPCYEYVGRDEGERSYDYGQRVANELEAEILRLGPETVMAFMAEPVVGATSGAVPAVEGYFKRIREICDTYGVLLILDEVMCGMGRTGHLFACEADGVAPDILCIAKGLGAGYQPIGAMLCTRQIYEAIEHGSGFFQHGHTYIGHPVATAAGLAVVKALLERGLVQRSADMGEKLQAALEDRFGQHPNVGDIRGRGLFRGIELVADRGTKEPFDPALGLAGSIKKAAFQVGLICYPMSGTRDGQNGDHILLAPPFIITDEQIAEVVDKLETAITQCLPQG
- a CDS encoding 3-keto-5-aminohexanoate cleavage protein, giving the protein MAEYGLMVAPNGARRRRGDHPQLPVTARQTAETAAACFAAGAQALHLHVRDDEGRHSLDAGRYREALDAVRESAPGMMVQITTESAGLYDVAAQLACLEALRPAAASVSVREIARDARLAARAYAVSLEAGTAVQHILYGPDCIAQLCAWYRDGTVPAAMRDAIFVLGKYSPPLLARPAGLAAFRDATANLHLNWTVCAFGRHEQACLLAAVAAGGDARIGFENNIETPQGGLLADNAASVAAFVQAAKARGHTPKECRS
- a CDS encoding aspartate aminotransferase family protein, yielding MDGTFNENDLSRVVEADKAHMWHHLFQHKALESADPRIIVEGKGMRVWDQNGKEFLDAVSGGVWTVNVGYGRESVCKAIYDQLMKVCYFANSAGSIPGALFAEKLISKMPGMTRVYYTNSGSEANEKAFKMIRQIAHKKYGGKKTKILYRDRDYHGSTLATMSAGGQDERNAQYGPFAPDFVRVPHCMEYRKHELGLEHLSGREFGIAAADKIEEVILREGPETVGALCLEPVTAGGGVIEAPEGYWERVQEICKTYDVLLHIDEVVCGVGRTGKWFGYQQYGIKPDFVTMAKGVASGYAAIACMVTTEEVFELFKDDAGDPLNYFRDISTFGGCTAGPAAALENMRIIEEENLLDNCNAMGERMLNNLRALQEKHAVIGDVRGKGLFLGAELVQDRDTKEPVDEKLAQQVVAECGAQGVIIGVTNRSLPGRNNTLCFSPALIATADDIDQICDAVDKALTKVFG